The following proteins come from a genomic window of Trinickia caryophylli:
- a CDS encoding LysR family transcriptional regulator ArgP: MLDYSLLDALAAVVRLGSFDRAAQELNVTPSAVSQRVKLLEERIGSILVKRGQPCTATPSGALLCRHTERVRLLEAELSGRMPLMPGGGALAHAWPTLRVAVNDDSVGTWFIDAVAAYCVERQILLDLVIDDQDHTAQRIRDGSVQGAVTTQADPVQGCRSTRLGTMRYLAICSPAFFARHFAAGVTRDTLRCAPCVVFNAKDALQSRFIRRITRAVVDPPVHWVPHVGGFLRACMTGLGWGMCPTHMIGAALEQGQLVELQPGRHLDVDLYWQSWRLSIGLLDEFGAVLKLQAAALLD, translated from the coding sequence ATGCTCGACTATTCCCTGCTCGATGCCCTGGCGGCCGTGGTGCGGCTCGGATCGTTCGATCGCGCGGCGCAGGAGCTCAACGTCACGCCGTCCGCCGTCTCGCAGCGCGTGAAGTTGCTCGAGGAGCGAATCGGCAGCATTCTCGTGAAGCGCGGGCAGCCGTGTACCGCGACGCCATCGGGCGCGCTGCTGTGTCGCCACACGGAGCGCGTGCGCCTGCTCGAGGCCGAACTCTCGGGCCGCATGCCGCTCATGCCGGGCGGGGGGGCGCTTGCCCATGCTTGGCCTACGCTACGCGTCGCCGTCAACGACGACAGCGTCGGCACCTGGTTCATCGATGCGGTGGCGGCGTACTGTGTCGAACGGCAAATATTGCTCGATCTCGTCATCGACGATCAGGACCATACGGCGCAGCGCATCCGCGATGGCAGCGTGCAGGGCGCCGTGACTACGCAGGCGGACCCGGTGCAAGGGTGCCGGTCGACGCGGCTGGGAACGATGCGCTATCTGGCCATTTGCTCACCGGCGTTCTTTGCGCGGCATTTTGCGGCGGGCGTGACGCGCGACACACTGCGGTGCGCACCGTGTGTCGTCTTCAACGCGAAGGACGCACTGCAGTCGCGCTTCATCCGGCGCATCACCCGGGCCGTGGTCGATCCGCCCGTGCACTGGGTGCCGCACGTCGGGGGGTTCCTTCGCGCGTGTATGACGGGCCTTGGATGGGGCATGTGCCCGACGCACATGATCGGCGCCGCGCTCGAGCAGGGGCAACTGGTGGAGTTGCAGCCCGGCCGGCATCTCGATGTCGACCTGTACTGGCAGAGCTGGCGTCTTTCCATCGGGCTGCTCGACGAGTTCGGCGCGGTGCTCAAGCTGCAAGCCGCGGCGTTGCTCGATTGA
- a CDS encoding LysE/ArgO family amino acid transporter, producing MNWTAFSHGALLCASLIVTIGAQNAYVLRQGILRSHVGKIVLLCIVSDFVLIGAGVGGASALARQYPTFVQFVLYAGLAYLAWYGIGALRRALRPGHAVMDVNHDGAASGQSAWSVMLMTLAFTWLNPHVYLDAMLLVGTAGAREPQGARVAFALGAMFASLIWFLGLGYGARLLAPLFRKATAWRLLDGATGSMVLLLAATQLR from the coding sequence ATGAATTGGACCGCTTTCTCGCACGGCGCCCTGCTATGCGCCTCGCTCATCGTCACCATTGGCGCGCAAAACGCCTACGTGTTGCGCCAGGGTATCCTGCGCTCGCACGTCGGCAAGATCGTGCTGCTTTGCATCGTCTCGGATTTCGTGCTCATCGGCGCCGGGGTGGGCGGTGCCTCGGCGCTGGCCAGGCAGTACCCCACCTTCGTCCAATTCGTCCTTTATGCGGGGCTCGCCTATCTCGCGTGGTACGGGATCGGCGCCCTGCGGCGCGCGTTGCGGCCCGGCCATGCCGTCATGGACGTCAACCACGATGGTGCCGCCTCCGGCCAAAGCGCATGGTCCGTCATGCTGATGACGCTCGCCTTCACCTGGCTTAATCCGCACGTGTACCTCGACGCCATGCTGCTGGTAGGCACGGCTGGCGCTCGCGAGCCGCAAGGGGCGCGCGTCGCCTTCGCACTCGGTGCGATGTTCGCAAGCCTGATCTGGTTCCTGGGCCTCGGCTACGGCGCACGGCTGCTCGCGCCCCTATTTCGCAAGGCAACCGCCTGGCGGCTCCTCGACGGTGCCACGGGCAGCATGGTGCTGCTGCTGGCCGCGACGCAACTGCGGTAG
- a CDS encoding glycosyltransferase family 2 protein, which translates to MTSVSVVIPTRNRPEKLQRCLDALSAARGRIPFDVFVCDSTPDRELQKKVVDVCARYPFVKLRFHEGKNVAAARNFCARAADTDLIVNVDDDICVEPHAIERLFDTYEAQSGGYRVVAGSVCWGDAWSSPVVMRAIGYGRAAKPGESPDFLIGAFFIYARRLALAKPWNEGIRTSDDRFMGALWRSSGVKLLWEPGARAVHDHEHVSYGVEHQSSHIYVNLFDAMIANPRPLRVLSYEFLGFVWGAKKAVFSGPHLFKFLSAWGKGHSALMRDYRYLSRLVAARLPEP; encoded by the coding sequence ATGACGTCCGTCAGCGTGGTAATTCCCACACGCAATCGTCCCGAGAAACTGCAGCGCTGCCTGGATGCGCTATCGGCCGCGCGTGGCCGGATTCCCTTCGACGTGTTCGTTTGCGACTCCACCCCCGATCGCGAACTGCAGAAGAAAGTCGTCGACGTTTGTGCGCGCTATCCCTTCGTCAAGCTGCGCTTTCATGAAGGAAAGAATGTGGCGGCGGCCCGTAATTTCTGTGCTCGGGCGGCCGATACCGATCTCATCGTCAACGTGGATGACGACATTTGCGTCGAGCCTCACGCCATCGAGCGGCTTTTCGATACCTACGAGGCACAATCGGGCGGCTATCGCGTGGTGGCGGGCAGTGTCTGCTGGGGCGACGCGTGGAGCAGTCCTGTCGTCATGCGTGCGATCGGCTATGGTCGGGCAGCCAAGCCGGGCGAATCGCCCGATTTCCTGATCGGCGCGTTCTTCATCTATGCCCGCCGGCTGGCGTTGGCGAAGCCCTGGAACGAAGGGATCCGCACTTCCGACGATCGTTTCATGGGGGCGCTGTGGCGCAGCAGCGGCGTCAAGCTGCTGTGGGAGCCGGGCGCGCGCGCCGTGCACGACCATGAGCACGTGAGCTACGGCGTGGAGCACCAGAGTTCGCACATCTACGTCAATCTGTTCGACGCGATGATCGCCAACCCGCGTCCGCTGCGGGTGCTCTCGTACGAATTCCTCGGCTTCGTATGGGGCGCGAAGAAAGCCGTGTTCTCGGGCCCGCACCTGTTCAAGTTCCTCTCGGCCTGGGGCAAGGGGCATAGCGCACTGATGCGCGACTATCGCTACCTGAGCCGCCTTGTGGCGGCTCGACTGCCCGAGCCCTGA
- a CDS encoding amylo-alpha-1,6-glucosidase gives MNLEPIEIEWHAGDDPTPLFEREWLDTNGIGGYASGTIAGVNARHYHGLLVANLASPKGRHVMLSRFDTEVRGEHGCVLLGGAEYADGRLVGDAPRYLEHFSVDRQTPTWRYRIGQSRLEQSIVMPEGQNTVLVRYRHLGGPSLSLRLRPYASFRRQDTPLPCERRRSYSLSARNGVLTLHADGEACVVHFTSSPGRAPFVIDERFEEDVVYRIERARGYDARETLYSPGHLELALAAGESASFIATTDDPAVLRHHAQAAFDDERIRIDRLVEKAPPAAQEGFAAALVAAADQFIVAPAARVRDTAAAHATGSEARTVIAGYHWFGDWGRDTMIGLEGLTLCTGRQPEAAYILKTFSRYVRNGLIPNLFPEGEREALYHTADATLWFFHALARYETATGDESLVHELFPVLEDIVAHHLRGTDFGIGMDEGDGLLHAGAPGYQLTWMDAKVGDWVVTPRRGKPVEIQGLWHNALALTAHWATRFGTNGASYERAAQRAKESFNRRFWNESRGCLFDVVDAEEGGNDASLRPNQLLAISLDHPVLAPARWRQVVDCVRRELLTPFGLRTLARGEPGYRLQYIGDLRARDAAYHQGTVWPWLFGPFVDAWLKTGGDRAQAREWLEPMAGHLREAGIGSISEIFDAEPPHHPRGCIAQAWSVAETLRAWLAAADEGSGR, from the coding sequence TTGAATCTGGAACCCATTGAAATCGAATGGCACGCCGGTGACGACCCCACGCCCCTCTTCGAGCGCGAATGGCTCGACACGAACGGTATCGGTGGCTACGCATCAGGGACGATAGCGGGCGTCAACGCGCGCCATTACCACGGGCTGCTCGTTGCGAACCTTGCGTCGCCGAAGGGGCGCCACGTGATGCTGTCGCGCTTCGATACAGAAGTACGGGGCGAACACGGTTGCGTGCTGCTGGGCGGCGCCGAATACGCCGATGGCCGCTTAGTCGGCGATGCGCCGCGGTACCTCGAGCATTTCAGCGTAGACCGGCAAACGCCGACCTGGCGTTATCGAATCGGGCAATCGCGCCTCGAGCAATCGATCGTCATGCCGGAGGGGCAAAACACCGTGCTCGTTCGCTATCGGCACTTGGGCGGCCCGTCGCTCTCGCTGCGCTTGCGCCCGTATGCGTCGTTTCGACGACAGGACACGCCGCTGCCCTGCGAGCGACGCAGATCCTATTCGCTGAGCGCGAGAAACGGCGTACTGACGCTGCACGCCGACGGCGAGGCGTGCGTGGTCCACTTTACGAGCAGCCCGGGCCGCGCGCCGTTCGTCATCGACGAACGCTTCGAGGAAGACGTTGTCTATCGGATCGAGCGGGCACGCGGCTACGATGCGCGGGAAACGCTCTACAGCCCCGGCCATCTCGAACTCGCGCTGGCGGCCGGCGAATCCGCTTCGTTCATCGCAACCACCGATGACCCAGCTGTGCTCCGTCATCACGCACAAGCAGCGTTCGACGACGAACGGATACGCATCGACAGGCTCGTCGAAAAGGCACCTCCCGCGGCCCAGGAAGGGTTCGCCGCCGCGCTCGTGGCAGCCGCCGACCAGTTCATCGTCGCACCCGCGGCGCGCGTGCGGGATACGGCGGCCGCGCACGCGACGGGCAGCGAAGCGCGAACCGTGATTGCGGGATATCACTGGTTCGGCGACTGGGGGCGCGACACGATGATCGGCCTCGAAGGACTGACGCTCTGCACCGGGCGCCAACCCGAAGCGGCCTATATTCTGAAGACGTTCTCGCGCTATGTGCGCAATGGACTGATACCGAATCTTTTTCCCGAAGGCGAACGCGAAGCGCTTTATCACACCGCCGACGCAACGCTGTGGTTTTTCCACGCGCTGGCTCGCTATGAAACAGCGACTGGCGACGAATCGCTCGTGCACGAACTCTTCCCCGTGCTCGAGGACATCGTCGCCCATCATCTGCGCGGGACCGACTTCGGCATCGGCATGGACGAAGGCGATGGCTTGCTGCACGCGGGCGCACCCGGATATCAGTTGACGTGGATGGATGCGAAGGTCGGCGATTGGGTTGTCACGCCGCGGCGCGGCAAACCCGTCGAAATCCAGGGCCTCTGGCACAACGCGCTTGCGTTGACGGCACATTGGGCCACCCGCTTCGGCACGAACGGCGCATCGTACGAGCGCGCTGCGCAGCGCGCGAAAGAGAGCTTCAACCGGCGCTTCTGGAATGAATCGCGCGGCTGCCTCTTCGACGTGGTGGACGCCGAAGAGGGCGGCAACGATGCGAGCCTGCGCCCGAACCAGTTGCTCGCGATCTCGCTCGATCATCCGGTCCTGGCGCCCGCGCGTTGGCGGCAGGTGGTCGACTGCGTGCGGCGCGAACTGCTGACGCCCTTCGGGCTGCGTACGCTTGCGCGTGGGGAACCGGGATATCGACTGCAATACATCGGCGACCTGCGCGCACGCGATGCCGCCTATCACCAGGGCACCGTCTGGCCCTGGCTTTTCGGGCCGTTCGTCGATGCATGGCTGAAAACGGGCGGCGACCGGGCACAGGCGCGCGAGTGGCTGGAGCCGATGGCCGGGCACTTGCGCGAGGCCGGCATCGGGTCGATCAGCGAAATCTTCGATGCCGAACCGCCCCATCATCCGCGCGGGTGCATTGCGCAGGCGTGGAGCGTGGCCGAAACGCTGCGGGCGTGGCTCGCGGCCGCCGACGAGGGATCGGGCAGATGA
- a CDS encoding SMP-30/gluconolactonase/LRE family protein — MWQQSERYPDPRVQILDPSFERFCLPHAAVERIATGFRWCEGPVWFGDGRYLLWSDIPNNRIMKWEEETGAVSVFRKPSNFANGHTRDRQGRLVSCEHGGRRVARTEYDGTQTVLLDGFDGKPLNSPNDVVVKSDGSVWFTDPTFGILGHYEGHQAEPELPQNVYRIDGGTGEATIVAGDVAGPNGLCFSPDERLLYLIESRGKPTRKIFVYDVSADGKTIANGRVFLDAGEGTIDGMRCDIHGNLWCGWGMGSDELDGVMVVSPQGKLIGRIALPERCANLCFGGLKRNRLFMAACQSVYALYVNTQGVAGG; from the coding sequence ATGTGGCAACAAAGCGAGCGGTACCCCGATCCCCGCGTTCAGATTCTCGACCCCTCGTTCGAGCGGTTCTGTTTGCCGCATGCCGCCGTCGAGCGAATCGCCACGGGCTTTCGCTGGTGTGAAGGCCCCGTGTGGTTCGGTGATGGCCGTTATCTGCTTTGGAGCGACATTCCCAACAACCGGATCATGAAGTGGGAAGAAGAGACCGGTGCGGTGAGCGTTTTCAGGAAGCCCTCGAACTTCGCAAACGGTCACACGCGCGACCGGCAAGGCCGGCTCGTGTCCTGCGAGCACGGTGGGCGGCGCGTCGCGCGTACCGAGTACGACGGCACGCAGACGGTCCTGCTCGACGGCTTCGACGGCAAGCCGCTCAATTCGCCGAACGACGTCGTGGTGAAATCGGACGGCTCGGTCTGGTTCACTGATCCGACCTTCGGCATTCTTGGCCACTACGAAGGCCATCAGGCCGAGCCCGAGTTGCCGCAAAACGTCTACCGCATCGATGGCGGCACGGGCGAGGCGACGATCGTGGCTGGCGACGTGGCCGGGCCCAACGGGCTTTGCTTTTCACCCGACGAGCGCCTGCTTTACCTCATCGAATCGCGCGGCAAGCCCACGCGAAAGATCTTCGTCTACGATGTGAGCGCCGATGGGAAAACGATCGCAAACGGCCGCGTTTTCCTCGATGCGGGCGAAGGGACGATCGACGGCATGCGTTGCGATATTCACGGCAATCTCTGGTGCGGTTGGGGCATGGGCAGCGATGAACTCGATGGCGTCATGGTGGTTTCGCCACAAGGCAAGCTGATCGGGCGGATCGCGCTGCCGGAGCGCTGCGCGAATCTGTGCTTCGGCGGGCTCAAGCGCAATCGTCTTTTCATGGCGGCATGCCAGTCGGTGTACGCGCTCTACGTCAATACGCAGGGCGTCGCGGGCGGTTGA
- a CDS encoding VOC family protein translates to MSISSAPTLPPFHLAFPVHSIDAARRFYGELLGCPEGRSAPDWVDFNFYGHQIVAHLAPEEAGHRRTSAVDGDSVPVRHFGVVLGMKEWEDMAKRLTEAGIEFIIEPHVRFKGQVGEQATMFFLDPSGNALELKAFADMSRLFAK, encoded by the coding sequence ATGAGCATTTCCAGCGCTCCTACCTTGCCCCCCTTTCATCTGGCTTTCCCCGTTCACAGCATCGACGCCGCGCGCCGTTTCTACGGCGAGCTGCTCGGCTGCCCCGAAGGTCGCAGTGCTCCGGATTGGGTCGATTTCAATTTCTACGGCCATCAGATCGTCGCACACCTCGCACCCGAGGAAGCGGGCCATCGGCGTACGAGCGCCGTGGATGGCGACTCGGTGCCGGTCCGTCATTTCGGCGTCGTGCTCGGGATGAAGGAATGGGAGGACATGGCGAAGCGCCTCACTGAAGCCGGCATCGAATTCATTATCGAGCCGCATGTCCGCTTCAAGGGCCAAGTGGGCGAGCAGGCCACGATGTTCTTCCTCGATCCATCGGGTAACGCACTCGAATTGAAAGCGTTTGCCGACATGTCCCGGCTTTTTGCAAAATAA
- a CDS encoding ABC transporter permease, whose product MIKQIVAVTLMNLRSVPQRLGTAWVIVIGIAVTVAVMVSVLAMAEGFTKTLKGTARLDRAIVLRSGSEAELASTISRENTQTIMDAPGVRKDAAGRPIGSAEVVVIVALPQKKDGVDANVTLRGIGANARALRPEMRLIEGRMFKPALREIVVGKSAVAQFKGLELGSRIAFRDSEWTVVGIFESGGDAHESELQGDVEKVLSAYRRNLFQSVSVMLESPAAFDRFKAALTTDPTLKVGVERETEYYAAQSRNLSKLLNLLAYFVGGIMALGACFGALNTMYTAVSTRTREIATLRAIGFSGLPIVVSVLVESLLLALVGSAIGSVAAWVFFDGNTVNTLGAGFSQVVFHLTVTASLLVSGVFVACAVGMLGGLLPAIRAARLPIATALRAN is encoded by the coding sequence ATGATCAAGCAAATCGTCGCCGTCACGTTGATGAACCTGCGCAGCGTGCCGCAGCGGCTCGGCACGGCCTGGGTGATCGTGATCGGGATCGCCGTGACGGTCGCGGTCATGGTGTCGGTGCTGGCAATGGCCGAAGGCTTCACGAAAACGTTGAAGGGCACGGCGCGCCTCGATCGCGCAATCGTGTTGCGCTCGGGCTCCGAAGCCGAGCTTGCAAGCACCATTTCGCGCGAGAACACGCAGACGATCATGGACGCGCCGGGCGTGCGCAAGGATGCCGCGGGGAGGCCCATCGGTTCTGCCGAGGTCGTCGTGATCGTGGCGCTGCCGCAAAAGAAGGACGGCGTCGACGCGAACGTGACGCTGCGCGGCATCGGTGCCAATGCCAGAGCGCTGCGGCCGGAGATGCGATTGATCGAAGGTCGGATGTTCAAGCCCGCATTGCGCGAAATCGTCGTCGGGAAGTCTGCGGTGGCCCAGTTCAAGGGGCTCGAGCTCGGCAGCCGCATCGCATTTCGCGATTCCGAGTGGACCGTCGTCGGCATATTCGAAAGCGGCGGCGATGCGCACGAATCGGAACTGCAAGGCGATGTGGAGAAGGTGCTGTCGGCGTACCGGCGCAATCTCTTTCAATCGGTATCGGTGATGCTCGAATCGCCGGCCGCGTTCGATCGGTTCAAGGCCGCATTGACGACCGATCCCACGCTGAAAGTGGGCGTCGAACGCGAAACCGAGTATTACGCGGCCCAATCGCGCAACCTCTCGAAGCTGCTCAATCTGCTGGCGTATTTCGTCGGCGGGATCATGGCGCTGGGTGCCTGCTTCGGGGCGCTCAATACGATGTATACGGCCGTTTCCACGCGTACGCGCGAGATCGCGACGTTGCGCGCGATCGGGTTCAGCGGCTTGCCGATCGTCGTGTCGGTGCTCGTCGAATCGCTTTTGCTCGCGCTGGTTGGCAGTGCGATCGGGTCAGTGGCGGCGTGGGTGTTTTTCGACGGGAATACGGTCAATACGCTCGGCGCGGGATTCAGCCAGGTCGTGTTTCACCTGACCGTCACGGCTTCGCTGCTCGTCTCGGGTGTCTTCGTCGCCTGTGCAGTGGGGATGCTCGGCGGCTTGCTGCCGGCGATACGCGCAGCGCGACTGCCGATCGCCACGGCGTTGCGGGCGAATTGA
- a CDS encoding ABC transporter permease: MKYFPLVWAMLWRKKTRTTLTLFSIVIAFLLFGMLQGINAAFQETIERSNVNRLIVANRISLTESLPYSYLSQLESIKGVAAVSHESWFGPYYQDPKNVIAAFPVEPEREFAAHPEIVVPKAQIDALAHTRTGAIIGVGLAQKYGWKIGDRIPLHSTIWVKAADGNSDWDFDVVGLYEEPSNRAREDGFFFNYKYFDEARSFAKGTVGWYVVQLKDPGESAQIAAEIDRMFANSPNETKTQTEKEFQQAFLKQIADINLIVTYILFAVFFALLFAVGSTAMQAVREQIPELAVLKTLGFTDTQVLVLVLCQALALCVVAALVGLGIADLLFPLLRNTLGVVTMPWSVVIEGVLMAAVLAATTGIVPAWRAKRLVIVEALRS; the protein is encoded by the coding sequence ATGAAATATTTCCCGCTGGTCTGGGCGATGCTGTGGCGCAAGAAGACGCGCACGACACTGACGCTTTTTTCGATCGTGATTGCGTTCCTGCTCTTTGGCATGCTGCAGGGAATCAACGCCGCGTTTCAGGAGACGATCGAGCGTTCGAACGTGAACCGGCTGATCGTTGCGAACCGTATTTCGCTGACGGAAAGCCTGCCGTATTCGTATCTTTCGCAGCTCGAGTCGATCAAGGGCGTGGCGGCGGTCTCGCACGAATCGTGGTTCGGCCCGTACTATCAGGACCCCAAAAACGTGATCGCCGCTTTTCCGGTCGAGCCTGAGCGCGAGTTTGCGGCGCATCCCGAGATCGTGGTGCCCAAAGCGCAGATCGACGCACTGGCCCATACGCGCACGGGCGCGATCATTGGCGTGGGGCTCGCGCAGAAATACGGATGGAAAATAGGCGATCGCATTCCGTTGCACTCGACAATCTGGGTCAAGGCGGCAGACGGCAATTCCGATTGGGATTTCGATGTCGTGGGCCTTTACGAGGAACCGTCGAATCGTGCCCGGGAAGACGGGTTCTTCTTCAACTACAAGTATTTCGACGAGGCCCGCAGCTTCGCCAAGGGCACCGTGGGGTGGTATGTCGTGCAGCTGAAAGACCCGGGCGAGTCCGCGCAGATCGCAGCGGAAATCGACCGCATGTTCGCGAATTCGCCCAACGAAACGAAAACGCAAACGGAAAAGGAGTTTCAGCAGGCGTTCCTGAAGCAGATTGCCGATATCAACCTGATCGTCACGTACATCCTCTTCGCGGTATTCTTCGCGCTGTTGTTCGCGGTGGGCAGTACGGCGATGCAAGCCGTGCGCGAGCAGATTCCCGAACTGGCCGTGCTCAAGACGCTTGGGTTCACCGATACGCAGGTGCTCGTGCTGGTGCTGTGCCAGGCGCTCGCGCTATGCGTGGTCGCGGCTCTCGTTGGGCTCGGCATCGCCGATCTGCTGTTCCCGCTCTTGAGGAACACGCTCGGCGTGGTCACGATGCCGTGGAGCGTCGTGATAGAGGGTGTGCTGATGGCGGCGGTGCTGGCGGCCACCACGGGCATCGTGCCGGCCTGGCGCGCCAAGCGCCTTGTCATCGTGGAGGCGTTGCGCTCATGA
- a CDS encoding ABC transporter ATP-binding protein, with protein sequence MSAIVSLRKVVKTYTRGKQSVEVLHNLDLEIADGDFVALMGPSGSGKTTVLNLIGGIDHPTSGEVIVAGERIDELKGSRLARWRADNVGFVFQFYNLMPMLSAERNVELPLLLTSLNREERRRNVQTALAVVGLEERVKHKPSELSGGQAQRVAIARALVSDPKLLVCDEPTGDLDRTTADEILHLLQVLNRDYGKSIVMVTHDPKAADFATHTLHLDKGRFVDEPVRTEA encoded by the coding sequence ATGAGTGCAATCGTTTCTCTGCGCAAGGTGGTGAAAACATACACGCGCGGCAAGCAGAGCGTCGAAGTGCTGCACAACCTCGATCTCGAAATCGCTGACGGCGATTTCGTCGCCCTGATGGGGCCGTCGGGCTCGGGCAAGACGACCGTGCTGAACCTGATCGGCGGCATCGACCACCCCACGAGCGGCGAAGTGATCGTGGCGGGCGAACGTATCGACGAATTGAAGGGTAGCCGGCTCGCGCGCTGGCGCGCCGACAACGTGGGCTTCGTTTTCCAGTTCTACAACCTGATGCCGATGCTCAGTGCCGAGCGCAATGTCGAACTGCCGTTGCTGCTGACGTCGCTGAACAGGGAGGAACGCAGGCGCAACGTGCAGACCGCGCTGGCCGTGGTGGGGCTCGAGGAGCGCGTGAAGCACAAGCCGTCCGAACTTTCGGGCGGTCAGGCACAGCGTGTGGCGATTGCGCGGGCGCTCGTTTCCGATCCCAAGCTGCTCGTATGCGACGAACCGACGGGCGACCTCGATCGCACGACCGCCGACGAAATCCTGCACCTCCTGCAGGTGCTCAATCGCGATTACGGCAAGAGCATCGTAATGGTGACGCACGATCCGAAGGCTGCTGATTTCGCGACGCACACGCTGCATCTCGACAAGGGCCGGTTCGTCGACGAGCCGGTGAGAACCGAAGCCTGA
- a CDS encoding efflux RND transporter periplasmic adaptor subunit, which produces MTDKTELLRQLRIDRDKRSSGTGGGPRRWWLVGAAIALVVLLGLGGWLWTRSAAPAVRVAVARPLASGSSAGGASILDASGYVVARRQATVSAKITGKLEQLFIEEGQHVKENEVVAKLDATNASAALLQAKAGVTQAEATLAQAKAAAEDITPIYRRNEKLAATGVISHEALETSKGTFDARQTDLAVARGNLAVRQAALEVAQRDMDDTIVRAPFSGVVTTKNAQPGEIVSPLSQGGGFTRSGICTLVDMDSLEVEVDVSENFIGRVRANEPAVLKLNAYPDWQIPAYVIAVIPTADRSKATVKVRVGFKSRDARILPEMGARVSFLSRPDQARPDKAGANVPAGAGVAVPPDAVQPGGDASTGTVFVLHDDKVERRAVKLGARNEDGQIVLSGLAPGERVAVGAPAQLADGARVRIAQ; this is translated from the coding sequence ATGACCGACAAGACGGAGTTGCTGCGCCAACTGCGTATCGACCGCGACAAACGAAGCTCGGGTACCGGCGGCGGTCCCCGCCGATGGTGGCTCGTGGGCGCGGCCATCGCGCTCGTCGTGCTGCTCGGGTTGGGCGGCTGGCTCTGGACGCGCTCGGCGGCGCCTGCCGTGAGAGTGGCCGTTGCGCGGCCGCTCGCCTCGGGCTCGTCGGCAGGAGGGGCTTCGATCCTCGATGCCTCTGGCTATGTGGTCGCGCGCCGGCAGGCAACGGTGTCGGCGAAGATCACGGGCAAGCTCGAGCAGCTCTTCATCGAGGAAGGGCAGCACGTGAAGGAGAACGAAGTGGTGGCCAAGCTCGATGCGACGAACGCATCGGCCGCCCTGCTGCAGGCGAAGGCCGGCGTGACACAGGCCGAGGCCACGCTTGCGCAGGCCAAGGCGGCCGCCGAGGACATCACGCCGATCTATCGCCGCAACGAGAAGCTCGCGGCGACAGGCGTCATCAGTCACGAAGCGCTCGAAACGAGCAAAGGCACGTTCGATGCGCGGCAGACCGATCTTGCGGTGGCGCGCGGTAACCTCGCGGTGCGGCAGGCGGCCCTCGAGGTCGCGCAGCGCGATATGGACGACACGATCGTGCGCGCGCCGTTTTCCGGGGTGGTGACGACGAAGAACGCACAGCCCGGCGAAATCGTCTCGCCGCTCTCTCAAGGCGGCGGTTTCACGCGTAGCGGGATCTGCACGCTCGTGGACATGGATTCGCTCGAAGTGGAAGTGGACGTGAGCGAGAATTTCATCGGGCGCGTGCGGGCGAACGAGCCCGCGGTGCTCAAGCTCAATGCGTACCCCGACTGGCAGATTCCGGCTTATGTGATCGCCGTCATTCCGACGGCTGATCGCAGCAAGGCCACCGTGAAGGTGCGCGTGGGCTTCAAGTCGCGCGATGCGCGTATCCTGCCCGAAATGGGCGCGCGGGTATCGTTTTTGAGTCGGCCGGATCAGGCCCGGCCCGACAAAGCGGGCGCCAACGTACCCGCGGGCGCGGGCGTCGCGGTGCCGCCCGACGCGGTGCAACCCGGTGGCGACGCCAGTACCGGTACCGTGTTCGTGCTGCACGATGACAAGGTCGAGCGGCGCGCGGTCAAGCTGGGTGCGCGCAACGAAGACGGCCAGATCGTGCTGTCGGGGCTGGCGCCGGGTGAGCGCGTGGCCGTGGGCGCGCCGGCGCAACTGGCCGATGGCGCGCGCGTGCGCATCGCGCAGTAA